In the genome of Cupriavidus malaysiensis, one region contains:
- a CDS encoding VOC family protein: protein MEKPLATTALFIAGFGPIVQDARASRDLYCRTLAIPFREEHGGYLHTERLAGANTFALWPLSQAAQSCFGAEEWPGDVPIPQAWIEFDVERVEAATAELESRGYRLLVRNRQEPWGQTVSRFIGPEGLLVGITFTPTMRAAG, encoded by the coding sequence ATGGAAAAGCCTCTCGCCACCACGGCCCTGTTCATCGCGGGCTTCGGCCCCATCGTCCAGGATGCCCGGGCAAGCCGGGACCTCTACTGCCGGACCCTCGCCATCCCGTTCCGGGAAGAGCACGGCGGCTATCTCCATACGGAGCGCCTGGCAGGCGCTAACACCTTTGCCTTGTGGCCACTCTCCCAGGCGGCGCAATCGTGCTTCGGCGCGGAGGAGTGGCCCGGCGACGTGCCCATCCCGCAAGCCTGGATCGAGTTCGACGTCGAGCGCGTCGAAGCGGCGACGGCGGAACTCGAATCGCGAGGGTATCGGCTGCTGGTCAGGAACCGGCAGGAACCATGGGGCCAGACCGTCAGCCGTTTCATCGGACCGGAAGGGTTGCTGGTGGGCATCACCTTTACACCGACGATGCGGGCAGCCGGGTGA
- a CDS encoding LysR family transcriptional regulator: MMDKLDGVAVFVQVVEAGSFTLAAERMRLTRSAIGKVIARLEGRLGVRLLQRTTRSQTLTEAGQAYYDRCVRALAELEAAEVELESGHSEPRGRLRVSVPLAFGHHCVAPVLFGLARKHPDLQIDISFTDRAVDLVEENIDLAVRIGALRDSTSLAARRLGVQDLSIGAAPSYLARHGTPVAIDEFEGHAGIAYSRAGVMSPWRVLDTDGMERELLVKPQLSLDDIQAIAGAGVAGLGLVQLPCWLLTRYVAAGELIAVRERCGVRLQEIHAVWPKTPYLPLKTRCAIDALVAEIPLMNLG; the protein is encoded by the coding sequence GTGATGGACAAACTGGATGGCGTGGCGGTCTTTGTGCAGGTCGTCGAAGCCGGCAGCTTTACGCTTGCAGCCGAGCGCATGCGGCTGACGCGCTCGGCCATTGGCAAGGTGATTGCGCGGCTCGAGGGTCGCCTTGGCGTGCGCCTGCTCCAGCGCACGACGCGCAGCCAGACACTGACGGAGGCCGGGCAGGCCTATTACGATCGATGCGTCCGGGCGCTGGCCGAACTGGAAGCCGCCGAGGTGGAACTCGAGAGCGGACACAGCGAGCCGCGCGGCCGCCTGCGGGTCAGCGTGCCGCTCGCGTTCGGCCACCATTGCGTCGCGCCGGTGCTGTTCGGGCTCGCACGCAAGCACCCCGATCTCCAGATCGATATCTCGTTTACAGACCGGGCAGTGGATCTCGTCGAAGAGAACATCGATCTTGCGGTGCGCATCGGCGCATTGCGTGACAGCACGAGCCTGGCGGCACGCCGCCTCGGGGTCCAGGACCTGAGCATCGGAGCCGCGCCGTCGTATCTGGCGCGGCATGGCACGCCTGTCGCGATCGATGAATTCGAGGGGCATGCGGGGATCGCTTACTCGCGCGCCGGCGTGATGTCGCCATGGCGCGTGCTCGACACGGACGGCATGGAGCGGGAGTTGCTGGTCAAGCCGCAATTGAGCCTGGACGATATCCAGGCGATTGCCGGGGCAGGCGTCGCCGGGCTGGGGCTCGTGCAGTTGCCGTGCTGGTTGCTGACGCGATATGTGGCGGCAGGTGAGCTCATCGCCGTGAGGGAGCGCTGCGGCGTGCGACTGCAGGAAATCCATGCGGTGTGGCCGAAGACACCCTATCTGCCGTTGAAGACCCGTTGTGCGATCGATGCACTGGTTGCCGAGATTCCGCTGATGAACCTCGGCTGA
- a CDS encoding LysE family translocator — protein MHSTASIYGFLAVAGMLAVTPGPNMVYVMSRSIAQGRMAGMISLAGVMFGYLFYMFGAAFGITAFFLGVPYAGSALGAVGALYLFYLAWQAVKPGGRSPLEVRDLPRERPRRLLVMGATTSLLNPKLAMIFLSLLPQFIDYQNGSVLRQSLALGSSLIVVFATVNGLVAVCSGSMATLLSRRPGLLLAQRWAMGLVLGVLGMHMAVDALRSAGIY, from the coding sequence ATGCATAGTACGGCGTCGATCTACGGATTCCTGGCGGTTGCCGGAATGCTCGCTGTAACCCCTGGGCCGAACATGGTCTACGTGATGTCGCGCTCGATCGCGCAAGGCCGCATGGCGGGGATGATATCGCTCGCGGGCGTCATGTTCGGATATCTCTTCTATATGTTCGGGGCCGCGTTCGGCATCACGGCGTTCTTCCTCGGCGTGCCTTATGCGGGCAGTGCCTTGGGTGCCGTGGGCGCGCTCTATCTGTTCTATCTGGCGTGGCAGGCCGTGAAGCCGGGTGGCCGCTCTCCCCTGGAGGTGCGCGACCTGCCGCGCGAACGGCCGCGCCGGCTGCTGGTGATGGGGGCAACGACCAGTCTGTTGAATCCCAAGCTCGCGATGATCTTCCTGTCCCTGCTGCCGCAGTTCATCGACTATCAGAACGGCAGCGTTCTCAGGCAATCGCTGGCGCTGGGATCGTCGCTGATCGTCGTGTTCGCCACGGTCAATGGCCTGGTGGCGGTCTGCTCCGGCAGCATGGCGACGCTCCTGTCGCGCCGCCCGGGACTCCTGCTGGCCCAACGCTGGGCGATGGGCCTTGTCCTGGGTGTGCTGGGCATGCACATGGCCGTCGATGCATTGAGGTCGGCGGGCATCTATTGA
- a CDS encoding LysR substrate-binding domain-containing protein, with protein MKKLDLDVLEMLVAVAETGSFARGAESVHRSPSAVSMQIKGLEEALGKPLFVRSTRNVAITAEGKTLLDYGRRMLAMREEAWASIVRPEIKGRVTIGVPDDYASSLLPQVLGKFAVAHPRVEIRVIGLPSSALVPLLKDNTLDLACITKAKGIAGEFIRYEPMVWAGSPARKVWQERPLPLAVFAQGSTARANAIHALQRENIRFRMSYESPSLLGVLSMVEAGLAIAPLARCSVPGHLVQLSQNEGLPPLDDLEVVLARSARSARPPCDFLAEQILAEMRV; from the coding sequence ATGAAGAAGCTCGACCTGGACGTGCTTGAGATGCTGGTGGCGGTTGCCGAGACGGGTTCGTTCGCGCGCGGGGCAGAGTCCGTGCATCGGTCGCCGTCGGCAGTGAGCATGCAGATCAAGGGACTTGAAGAAGCGCTGGGAAAACCGCTCTTCGTGCGAAGCACCCGCAATGTCGCGATTACCGCGGAGGGCAAGACGCTATTGGACTATGGCCGCCGAATGCTGGCGATGCGAGAGGAAGCCTGGGCGTCGATCGTGCGTCCGGAGATCAAGGGCCGCGTCACCATCGGCGTTCCCGACGACTACGCCTCGTCGTTGCTGCCACAGGTCCTGGGCAAGTTCGCGGTCGCTCATCCGCGCGTCGAGATCCGGGTGATCGGCCTGCCCAGCAGCGCGCTCGTTCCCTTGCTCAAGGACAACACGCTGGACCTGGCCTGCATCACGAAAGCGAAGGGCATTGCGGGAGAGTTCATCCGGTACGAGCCGATGGTGTGGGCCGGGTCGCCGGCAAGAAAAGTGTGGCAGGAGCGCCCGCTTCCACTCGCTGTGTTCGCACAGGGCAGTACTGCACGCGCCAATGCCATCCATGCGCTGCAGCGGGAGAACATCAGGTTTCGCATGTCCTACGAGAGCCCAAGCCTGTTGGGCGTGCTCAGCATGGTCGAAGCGGGGCTCGCCATCGCGCCGCTGGCGCGATGCAGCGTGCCGGGGCACCTGGTCCAGCTATCGCAGAACGAAGGGCTGCCGCCCCTGGATGATCTCGAGGTCGTTCTGGCCCGCAGCGCCCGCTCCGCACGGCCGCCTTGCGATTTCCTCGCTGAACAGATCCTGGCTGAGATGCGCGTTTGA
- a CDS encoding LysR substrate-binding domain-containing protein → MIRPNLDMDILRTLVAAQDLGSFNRAADHIGRSQSAVSQQIRKLEEQIGEPLFRKEGRGLAPTEAGDVILSYARRILDLNDEAVSAVRGMSVAGAVRFGVPSDLAETWLPKVLGQFKRAHPAVLIEAIVERNALLLERLDKGQLDLALAFGGDARHDGELLATLPMTWIGPAAGQAEFKPGQPLSLVVYAAPCFFRQACIEALDKAGVAWHTAFTSSSLHGLWAAVDAGLGITLRTALGLPRSLTVLDASSGLPPVPTIRLALHDAGRALSPAAERLKTILVQTLSESLPPPGY, encoded by the coding sequence ATGATCCGGCCCAATCTCGACATGGATATCCTGCGCACCCTGGTGGCCGCACAGGACCTCGGCAGCTTCAATCGCGCAGCCGACCACATCGGCCGCTCGCAGTCGGCGGTGAGCCAGCAGATCCGCAAGCTCGAGGAACAGATCGGCGAGCCCTTGTTCCGCAAGGAGGGACGGGGGCTCGCACCGACCGAAGCGGGAGACGTGATCCTCAGCTACGCGCGGCGGATTCTCGACCTGAACGACGAGGCGGTCTCGGCCGTGCGCGGGATGTCGGTCGCGGGTGCGGTGCGCTTCGGCGTGCCGAGCGATCTCGCCGAGACGTGGCTGCCGAAGGTGCTGGGTCAGTTCAAGCGGGCCCACCCCGCCGTCCTGATCGAGGCCATCGTAGAACGCAATGCGCTGCTGCTCGAACGCCTGGACAAGGGCCAGCTCGACCTTGCCCTGGCGTTCGGCGGGGACGCGCGGCACGACGGCGAGCTGCTTGCCACCTTGCCGATGACCTGGATCGGTCCTGCCGCGGGCCAGGCGGAGTTCAAGCCTGGACAGCCGTTGTCGCTGGTCGTGTATGCGGCCCCCTGCTTCTTCCGCCAGGCCTGCATCGAGGCGCTCGACAAGGCGGGAGTCGCCTGGCACACCGCTTTCACCAGCTCCAGCCTCCATGGGCTCTGGGCCGCTGTCGACGCAGGCCTGGGCATTACCTTGCGCACGGCGCTGGGGCTGCCGCGCTCGTTGACCGTACTGGACGCAAGCTCCGGCCTTCCGCCCGTTCCGACCATACGACTGGCCCTGCATGACGCAGGCCGCGCGCTATCGCCCGCCGCCGAGCGGCTGAAGACCATCCTGGTCCAGACGTTGTCCGAGAGCCTGCCGCCTCCCGGCTATTGA
- a CDS encoding DMT family transporter yields MSVEPSETVAAAASPGRLASRPPSAGTDSARRQGASRLPSGGYAKGVLCCVVATLSFGIMFPVMSSALTRIDPFTFTSLRYLTAGMAFLVLLVSTEGRSALHADGQSMLLAWFLGTVGFAGFGFLVFLGQQIAGRDGALTASIMMATQPMLGLVVNSIGRRVLPPRFSLLFILLSFCGVILVVTKGDIAGLLGEPQSYAANVLIVLGALCWVIYTFSASFFTRWSALKYTTITTGLGLLSIVSINGVLLARHVIPVPGKADLLAILPHLLYMGPVAGFVGILCWNLGNRILTPLNGVLFMDVVPITTFLVSAMEGIVPTDMQIAGACMTGAALVLNNIYLRQRARRPVRAASDL; encoded by the coding sequence ATGTCCGTGGAACCATCGGAAACCGTCGCAGCCGCTGCCAGCCCCGGGCGCCTGGCTTCCCGCCCGCCGTCGGCGGGAACAGATTCCGCAAGGCGGCAAGGAGCGTCCCGCCTGCCCTCCGGCGGCTATGCCAAAGGCGTGCTGTGCTGCGTTGTCGCGACGCTCTCCTTCGGGATCATGTTTCCCGTCATGTCCAGCGCGCTGACGCGGATCGATCCGTTCACCTTCACGTCGCTGCGCTATTTGACGGCCGGCATGGCATTCCTTGTACTGCTGGTCTCGACCGAGGGACGCTCCGCGCTCCACGCCGACGGGCAGTCGATGCTGCTGGCCTGGTTCCTGGGGACGGTGGGCTTCGCCGGCTTCGGCTTTCTGGTGTTCCTCGGCCAGCAGATTGCCGGCAGGGATGGCGCCCTGACTGCCTCGATCATGATGGCGACCCAACCGATGCTCGGCCTGGTCGTGAACTCGATCGGCCGGCGCGTTCTGCCGCCGCGCTTTTCGCTGCTGTTTATCCTGCTGTCCTTCTGCGGCGTGATCCTGGTTGTCACCAAAGGCGATATCGCCGGCCTTCTCGGCGAACCGCAGAGCTACGCCGCGAACGTGCTCATCGTGCTCGGCGCCCTGTGCTGGGTGATCTACACCTTCAGCGCGAGCTTCTTCACCCGCTGGTCGGCCTTGAAATACACGACCATCACCACCGGGCTCGGGCTTCTGAGCATCGTCTCGATCAACGGCGTCCTGTTGGCCCGGCACGTCATTCCCGTCCCCGGCAAGGCCGACCTGCTCGCCATCCTGCCCCATCTTCTCTACATGGGACCCGTCGCCGGATTCGTCGGCATTCTCTGCTGGAATCTCGGCAACCGCATCCTCACGCCGCTGAACGGCGTCCTGTTCATGGATGTCGTGCCGATCACGACCTTTCTCGTATCGGCCATGGAAGGCATCGTGCCGACCGATATGCAGATTGCCGGGGCGTGCATGACCGGTGCCGCGCTGGTCTTGAACAACATCTACCTGCGCCAACGTGCCCGTCGGCCCGTGCGTGCGGCTTCCGATCTCTGA
- a CDS encoding penicillin-binding protein 1A — MLARIRPLLAAGSAAAGRAVSSALRRLRHPTRRGIVLALLAVPALFVAFVLALVPYTPGMGDIRKARIDRPALIVSADGRLLDQFKPVNREWVPLRRISPYMVDALVATEDRRFYEHHGIDWRRTASAALHTFSGDRQGGSSITQQLARNLYPDEIGRAPTLTRKLKEAITAFKIESVYSKDQILETYLNTVPFLYNAYGVEMAARTYFGKSADRLDVLESATLVGMLKANSTYNPVLNPERALQRRNTVLGQMDKYGKLKPGGYAWLVRQPLNVDFEPQSAPPGVAPHFSAQLRKWLSAWAGRNGYNIYADGLVVRTTIDSRLQGMATQAMAWQTNQLQAIANEAWDERTGCWPGNELFQAFMRQTAEYRAARDGGQTDQAALRRLAANPAFVRALCRSKTQVQAGFVAIDPRNGDIKAWVGSRDFREVPFDHVQQARRQPGSTFKPFLYGAAFADGARPSDTFVDRDVAIPLSGHAVWRPADAEPPSGRPMTLRDALAYSRNRITAQLMQKERPEKVAQLARAMGVRESSLEAVPSLALGTSPVTLKEMVSAYSTIANRGAYIEPRMVTRIENHDGQVLAEFPSAVPERALPAGAAQVLVDVMRDVISRGTGNGIRSRFRIYADVAGKTGTTQDNADSWFILMHPQLVAGAWVGFDDGRVTLGDYWGQGAHSALPMVGAFYDMALRARVIDAGARLGPESRPPRVTHPRKQQRHFFFWPF; from the coding sequence TTGCTCGCCCGCATCCGGCCGTTGCTCGCCGCCGGCAGCGCAGCGGCCGGGCGTGCTGTCAGCAGCGCACTGCGCCGCCTGCGTCACCCGACGCGGCGCGGCATCGTGCTTGCACTCCTTGCCGTGCCAGCGCTGTTCGTGGCGTTCGTGCTGGCGCTCGTGCCGTACACGCCGGGCATGGGCGACATCCGCAAGGCCCGCATCGACCGGCCGGCGTTGATTGTGTCGGCCGACGGCCGGCTGCTCGACCAGTTCAAGCCGGTCAATCGCGAGTGGGTGCCGCTCAGGCGGATCTCACCCTATATGGTCGACGCCTTGGTCGCGACCGAGGACCGCCGCTTCTACGAGCACCATGGCATCGACTGGAGGCGTACCGCGTCGGCAGCATTGCATACGTTCTCGGGCGACCGGCAGGGCGGCTCATCGATCACCCAGCAGCTGGCTCGCAACCTGTATCCGGACGAGATCGGCCGCGCGCCGACCCTCACGCGCAAGCTCAAGGAAGCGATCACGGCGTTCAAGATCGAATCCGTGTACAGCAAGGACCAGATCCTCGAGACCTACCTGAACACGGTGCCGTTCCTGTACAACGCCTACGGCGTGGAAATGGCCGCACGCACCTACTTCGGCAAATCCGCCGATCGGCTCGACGTTCTCGAAAGCGCGACCCTGGTCGGCATGCTGAAGGCCAACAGCACCTACAACCCCGTGCTGAATCCCGAGCGCGCCTTGCAGCGGCGCAATACGGTGCTGGGGCAGATGGACAAGTACGGCAAGCTCAAGCCCGGTGGCTACGCATGGCTGGTGCGGCAACCACTCAACGTCGATTTCGAGCCGCAGAGCGCACCACCGGGCGTCGCCCCGCATTTCTCGGCCCAACTGCGCAAGTGGTTGAGCGCATGGGCCGGGCGGAACGGCTACAACATCTATGCCGACGGACTGGTGGTGCGCACCACCATCGATTCCCGCCTGCAGGGGATGGCCACGCAGGCGATGGCCTGGCAGACCAATCAGTTGCAAGCGATCGCCAACGAGGCGTGGGATGAGCGGACGGGATGCTGGCCGGGCAATGAGCTGTTCCAGGCCTTCATGCGGCAGACGGCGGAGTACCGCGCCGCGCGCGACGGGGGGCAGACGGACCAGGCCGCGCTGAGGAGGCTCGCGGCGAATCCTGCATTCGTCCGCGCGCTGTGCCGGAGCAAGACGCAGGTCCAGGCGGGCTTCGTCGCGATCGATCCGCGCAACGGCGACATCAAGGCCTGGGTCGGCAGCCGCGATTTCCGCGAAGTGCCGTTCGATCATGTGCAACAGGCCCGGCGCCAGCCCGGTTCGACCTTCAAGCCCTTCCTCTACGGCGCGGCCTTCGCGGATGGCGCACGGCCGAGCGATACCTTCGTCGACCGGGATGTCGCCATTCCATTGAGCGGGCATGCGGTCTGGCGGCCGGCCGACGCGGAACCGCCCAGCGGCCGGCCGATGACGCTGCGTGACGCGCTGGCTTACTCGCGCAATCGCATCACCGCCCAGCTCATGCAGAAGGAGCGCCCCGAGAAGGTCGCGCAGCTCGCGCGCGCGATGGGCGTGCGCGAGAGTTCGCTCGAAGCCGTACCGTCGCTCGCGCTCGGCACGAGCCCGGTCACGCTGAAGGAAATGGTCTCGGCGTACAGCACCATCGCGAACCGCGGCGCCTATATTGAACCGCGCATGGTCACGCGCATCGAGAATCATGACGGCCAGGTGCTCGCCGAATTCCCGAGCGCCGTGCCCGAACGGGCGCTGCCTGCCGGTGCGGCCCAGGTGCTCGTCGACGTCATGCGCGACGTGATCAGCCGTGGCACGGGCAACGGCATCCGGTCGCGCTTCCGGATCTACGCGGATGTGGCCGGCAAGACCGGCACGACGCAGGACAATGCGGATAGCTGGTTCATCCTGATGCATCCGCAACTGGTCGCGGGCGCCTGGGTGGGATTCGACGATGGACGCGTGACGCTCGGCGACTACTGGGGGCAGGGCGCGCACAGCGCCCTGCCGATGGTTGGCGCCTTCTACGACATGGCGCTGCGCGCGCGGGTGATCGACGCGGGCGCGCGGCTCGGGCCGGAGTCTCGGCCGCCGCGCGTGACCCATCCGCGCAAGCAGCAGCGGCACTTCTTCTTCTGGCCGTTCTGA
- a CDS encoding MFS transporter: MTLSHPPRNALALAAVCLTSLMFGLEISSVPTVLPILESVLRADFKEIQWIMNAYTLACTTVLMATGALADRFGRKRIYVASIVMFAVTSLICGLAQSAPVLIVSRFFQGMGGGAMLICQVAVLSHQFQEGRERSRAFGVWGIIFGIGLGFGPIIGGMIVAVANWQWVFLVHALISIVALGLVFAGVRESRDPHAQYLDVAGILTLSLSCFGLVYFITQGPDLGLGSPAALSIVAATVLSFIVFIFVEKRSPRPMFDFSVFRIRPFSGALCGSVGMNFSYWPFMIYLPIYFQGALGYTSVNTGLSLLAYTLPTLVVPPLAERLALRFDARRVIPLGMFTIGLGFLLMRFGAGMEQASWLTMLPGCLLCGTGLGLTNTPVTNTATGAVSPNRAGMASGIDMSARMISLAINIALMGFILLEGVLSYLAHALPGIGETTPLRWLAEKVAAGSIAQLTQHGAELAIADPHGVIVRAALVHGFDLVMRYGMICAWALALLSLVAFGSATRAHRQASARDERARHPST, translated from the coding sequence ATGACACTTTCCCACCCGCCAAGAAACGCCCTCGCGCTGGCCGCAGTCTGCTTGACTTCGTTGATGTTCGGCCTCGAGATATCCAGTGTCCCGACGGTACTCCCCATCCTGGAAAGCGTGCTGCGCGCGGATTTCAAGGAGATCCAATGGATCATGAACGCCTACACGCTTGCATGCACCACCGTGCTGATGGCGACCGGGGCGCTGGCGGACCGATTCGGACGCAAACGTATCTATGTGGCCAGCATCGTGATGTTCGCCGTCACCTCCCTGATCTGCGGGCTCGCGCAAAGCGCGCCTGTCCTGATCGTCAGCCGCTTTTTTCAAGGAATGGGCGGCGGAGCGATGCTGATCTGCCAGGTGGCGGTGCTCTCGCATCAGTTTCAGGAGGGACGTGAACGCAGCCGGGCGTTTGGCGTCTGGGGAATCATCTTCGGCATCGGCCTCGGCTTCGGCCCGATCATCGGAGGCATGATCGTCGCGGTCGCCAACTGGCAATGGGTCTTTCTCGTCCACGCACTGATCTCGATCGTGGCACTGGGTCTCGTCTTCGCCGGCGTGCGGGAGTCGCGCGACCCCCATGCGCAATACCTCGACGTTGCCGGCATCCTCACGCTCTCTTTGTCGTGCTTCGGCCTTGTCTACTTCATTACGCAAGGACCGGATCTCGGCTTGGGCAGCCCCGCCGCGTTAAGCATTGTCGCGGCGACGGTGCTGAGTTTCATCGTGTTCATCTTTGTCGAGAAGCGCAGTCCCCGGCCGATGTTCGATTTTTCCGTCTTCCGGATCCGCCCGTTCTCGGGGGCGCTGTGCGGGTCGGTGGGCATGAACTTCAGCTACTGGCCGTTCATGATCTACCTGCCGATCTATTTTCAAGGCGCGCTCGGTTATACCAGTGTGAATACCGGACTGTCACTGCTCGCTTACACGCTGCCGACGCTGGTCGTCCCGCCGCTTGCCGAGCGGCTCGCTCTCAGGTTCGACGCGCGCAGGGTCATTCCGCTTGGCATGTTCACCATCGGTCTCGGTTTCCTGCTGATGAGGTTCGGCGCCGGCATGGAGCAGGCCAGTTGGCTCACGATGCTGCCGGGTTGCCTGTTGTGCGGAACGGGGCTGGGTCTGACCAATACGCCGGTCACCAATACCGCGACGGGCGCCGTGTCGCCGAACCGCGCGGGCATGGCTTCAGGCATCGATATGAGCGCGAGAATGATCAGCCTGGCCATCAATATCGCGCTGATGGGTTTCATACTCCTCGAAGGCGTGCTGTCCTATCTTGCGCACGCGCTTCCTGGCATTGGCGAAACCACGCCGCTGCGCTGGCTCGCGGAAAAGGTCGCCGCAGGCAGTATTGCGCAACTCACGCAGCATGGCGCGGAGCTTGCGATTGCCGATCCGCACGGCGTCATCGTTCGTGCAGCGCTCGTACACGGCTTCGACCTTGTGATGCGGTACGGCATGATCTGTGCCTGGGCCTTGGCGCTGCTCAGCCTGGTCGCGTTCGGATCTGCCACGCGGGCACATCGCCAGGCCTCCGCGCGGGACGAGCGTGCCCGTCATCCGAGCACGTAG
- a CDS encoding SgcJ/EcaC family oxidoreductase produces the protein MRQAEHAPQAFQTAWNSHDMESLGALFHEDATFVNRFGHYVRGVAAIIEMHAPIHATIYSDSTLENELIDVVAIHDDAAVVHFWSRLTVGTAHPAGPHAVDTLILAVLTRKAGTWRIQALENVTLTNPRTGEAILRDSRGL, from the coding sequence ATGAGACAAGCCGAACACGCCCCCCAGGCGTTTCAGACCGCCTGGAACAGCCATGACATGGAGTCCCTCGGAGCGTTGTTCCACGAGGATGCGACGTTCGTAAACCGGTTCGGGCACTACGTGCGCGGCGTGGCGGCAATTATCGAAATGCATGCGCCCATCCATGCCACCATCTACAGCGATTCCACGCTGGAGAACGAGCTGATCGACGTGGTCGCCATCCATGACGACGCGGCCGTCGTGCACTTCTGGAGCCGGCTCACGGTCGGCACCGCGCATCCGGCGGGTCCGCACGCGGTCGACACGCTGATCCTCGCCGTGCTGACGCGCAAGGCTGGCACGTGGCGGATCCAGGCGCTCGAGAACGTCACCCTGACGAATCCCCGTACGGGAGAAGCTATCTTGAGAGATAGCCGAGGTCTCTGA
- a CDS encoding class I fructose-bisphosphate aldolase translates to MDEPSALQATVDHLVQAGKGLLAADESGPTIAKRFQRIGVESNEESRRAWRTLLLSTPGLGEFISGVILYEETLGQCADDGTPLPELAARQGIVPGIKVDKGKLALARAPGDEITEGLDGLARRLAGYRQQGARFAKWRAVFNVSDQLPGRLAIEANAQALASYAAICQESGIVPIVEPEVLMDGAHSMARCADVTECVLHEVFHALHRHAVTLEHMLLKPSMVLPGKEAAPAAPAEVAAQTVQVLRRTVPAAVPGIFFLSGGQTPTEATANLDAMNRLGPMPWRLSFSYGRALQEPPLLAWHGEAANAAPAQRALLLRARLNGMACLGQYQPALEEGAG, encoded by the coding sequence ATGGATGAACCCAGCGCATTGCAAGCCACCGTGGACCATCTGGTGCAAGCGGGTAAGGGCCTGCTGGCCGCGGACGAAAGCGGGCCGACGATCGCCAAGCGGTTCCAGCGCATCGGCGTGGAATCGAACGAGGAGAGCCGGCGGGCGTGGCGCACCCTGCTCTTGTCGACACCCGGCCTTGGCGAATTCATCAGCGGAGTGATCCTCTACGAGGAGACACTGGGCCAGTGCGCCGACGATGGCACGCCGCTGCCGGAACTGGCCGCGCGCCAGGGCATCGTGCCTGGCATCAAGGTGGACAAGGGCAAGCTCGCGCTCGCCCGTGCCCCCGGGGACGAGATCACCGAAGGCCTCGACGGGCTGGCCAGGCGGCTGGCCGGTTATCGCCAGCAAGGTGCGCGCTTCGCCAAGTGGCGCGCGGTATTCAATGTGTCGGACCAGCTGCCCGGCCGGCTCGCCATCGAGGCCAATGCGCAGGCGCTGGCCAGCTATGCCGCGATCTGCCAGGAGTCTGGCATCGTGCCCATCGTCGAACCCGAGGTGCTGATGGATGGCGCACACTCCATGGCCCGCTGCGCCGACGTCACCGAGTGCGTGCTGCACGAGGTCTTCCACGCCTTGCACCGGCATGCGGTGACGCTCGAACATATGCTGCTGAAGCCCAGCATGGTGCTCCCCGGCAAGGAGGCGGCACCGGCCGCTCCGGCCGAGGTTGCCGCGCAGACCGTGCAGGTGCTCAGGCGCACGGTGCCGGCGGCGGTGCCGGGCATCTTCTTCCTCTCCGGCGGCCAGACGCCGACCGAGGCCACCGCCAATCTCGATGCCATGAACCGGCTCGGCCCGATGCCCTGGCGCCTGAGTTTCTCCTACGGACGCGCCTTGCAGGAGCCGCCGCTGCTGGCCTGGCACGGCGAGGCCGCGAATGCCGCGCCAGCGCAACGGGCGCTGCTGCTGCGCGCAAGGCTGAATGGCATGGCGTGCTTGGGGCAGTACCAGCCGGCGCTGGAGGAGGGAGCGGGCTGA